From the Deinococcus radiophilus genome, one window contains:
- a CDS encoding class I SAM-dependent RNA methyltransferase — MSTQFPRSGAAAPHDDAVYEIEKVVAGGYGLTRDEAGVILIRGGLPGEQVRAAVRPAKGVRQGQMTEVLRPSPDRVTASELPTTDLAHASYEAQLRYKRDFVREALTRIAKLDAGSVEPTVPSESAQGYRSGAQYLITPQGLAYRERRGHRPLLVDHDPLIAPFVAELLNRIDVQQLAPAQEIAVRGSFLTGEVVAALIGPGEPRAYLRAADHLMDLGAVGVSLAVPAGKRFSAGVRLIAGESSVVERFGGVDLPVSAVGFAQINPQAAGQAYTQVAELAGRGTHATDLYGGAGAIGRHLTEQFERVTVLDSSAEALMRGRQAAAEAGVGNITFQQGAAEELDELSAEVIVVDPPRAGLDPAVRDHIHASTADRLVYVSCDPATWARDISDLVGRGWRLGRVIPHDFYPQTSHVEVVSVLER; from the coding sequence ATGTCTACCCAGTTTCCCCGATCCGGTGCTGCTGCACCGCACGATGACGCCGTTTATGAGATAGAAAAAGTGGTTGCTGGCGGCTATGGCCTGACACGGGATGAAGCAGGTGTGATCCTGATTCGTGGTGGCCTGCCCGGCGAGCAGGTCCGCGCTGCGGTGCGTCCGGCCAAGGGAGTGCGTCAGGGTCAGATGACTGAGGTGCTCCGGCCCAGCCCAGACCGGGTGACGGCCTCCGAACTGCCCACCACTGACCTGGCACACGCAAGTTACGAGGCACAGCTGCGATACAAGCGCGATTTTGTACGCGAAGCACTGACCCGGATCGCCAAGCTGGATGCTGGCAGTGTAGAACCCACGGTGCCCAGCGAGTCGGCCCAGGGTTACCGCAGTGGCGCCCAGTATCTGATTACTCCGCAGGGGTTGGCCTACCGTGAGCGCCGGGGCCACCGCCCGCTGCTGGTGGACCATGATCCCTTGATTGCGCCGTTTGTCGCTGAGTTGCTGAACCGTATTGATGTGCAGCAGCTGGCCCCCGCGCAGGAAATTGCCGTGCGTGGCTCGTTCCTGACGGGTGAAGTGGTTGCTGCGCTCATCGGCCCTGGCGAGCCCCGAGCCTACCTGCGGGCTGCCGATCACCTGATGGACCTGGGCGCGGTGGGCGTCAGCCTGGCGGTCCCAGCCGGCAAGCGTTTTAGTGCAGGGGTGCGCCTGATCGCTGGTGAAAGCAGTGTTGTAGAGCGCTTCGGTGGAGTAGATTTGCCTGTGAGTGCCGTGGGCTTTGCACAGATCAACCCGCAAGCGGCAGGACAGGCCTACACCCAAGTGGCGGAACTGGCCGGGCGCGGCACCCACGCCACCGATCTGTACGGTGGAGCAGGGGCCATCGGGCGGCATCTGACTGAGCAGTTCGAGCGCGTGACCGTACTGGACAGCTCGGCTGAGGCCCTGATGCGTGGGCGTCAGGCCGCCGCCGAAGCGGGGGTGGGAAATATCACCTTTCAGCAAGGCGCCGCCGAGGAACTGGATGAACTGAGCGCTGAAGTGATTGTGGTAGACCCACCGCGTGCAGGACTGGACCCGGCGGTACGGGACCACATTCACGCCTCGACCGCGGACCGTCTGGTCTACGTCTCGTGTGATCCGGCCACCTGGGCGCGGGACATCAGCGATCTGGTGGGCCGTGGCTGGCGGCTAGGACGGGTGATCCCGCATGACTTCTACCCGCAGACCAGTCACGTCGAAGTGGTCAGCGTGCTGGAGCGTTAA
- a CDS encoding S1C family serine protease, translating into MNRVLPILGVTALLAAGVYGGYQVAEMQGEPAQVLKLDPKAQEASTQATAATVTQNTSAQTSAAQTSVEPAYDDGTARTESELNTASVVKNSSDGLVFIETTSQVAPNEQQQMLEQLFGMQGQTQPREARGLGSGFFVTDSGDIITNFHVVENASEINIRLHGDARAYPAKVIGTAPDYDLALIRADELPQGGVKPLPLGDDKQLEVGLKAIALGAPFGLDFSVSEGIISSLEREAPVGVSNVPQSVIQTDAAINPGNSGGPLLNSAGQVVGVNTQILTGGVQQSAGVGFAIPVSVVKQLLPQLQAGEEVTTPLLGISMFELSGADPAQLEEYGLPETGVLITRVYPGSPAQRAGLRAAEPQERPDGAVAPRPDSDVITAVEGREVDSADDVKGALIGKRPGDQVAMTVQRGEETVNVNIELTNFRFN; encoded by the coding sequence ATGAATAGAGTGCTTCCCATTCTCGGAGTCACGGCCCTGCTCGCCGCTGGCGTCTACGGGGGTTACCAGGTTGCCGAAATGCAGGGTGAACCTGCCCAGGTTCTGAAGCTGGACCCCAAAGCGCAGGAGGCCAGCACCCAGGCCACCGCTGCCACGGTCACCCAGAATACGTCAGCCCAAACCTCTGCGGCACAGACTTCGGTGGAACCCGCCTATGACGACGGTACCGCCCGCACCGAATCCGAGCTGAATACCGCCAGCGTAGTCAAAAACAGCTCCGACGGTCTGGTGTTTATCGAAACAACCAGCCAGGTGGCCCCAAATGAACAGCAACAGATGCTGGAACAGTTGTTTGGCATGCAGGGTCAAACCCAGCCCCGTGAGGCGCGGGGCCTGGGCAGTGGCTTTTTCGTAACCGATTCTGGCGACATCATCACCAATTTCCATGTGGTCGAGAACGCCAGCGAGATCAATATCCGGCTGCACGGCGATGCCCGCGCCTATCCCGCGAAGGTGATTGGCACGGCACCGGATTATGACTTGGCGCTGATCCGCGCTGACGAACTGCCGCAGGGCGGTGTCAAGCCCCTGCCGCTGGGCGACGATAAGCAGCTGGAAGTCGGCCTCAAGGCCATTGCGCTGGGAGCCCCGTTCGGGCTGGATTTCAGCGTCTCTGAGGGCATCATCTCCAGTTTGGAACGGGAAGCCCCCGTTGGCGTCTCCAACGTTCCCCAGTCGGTGATTCAGACCGATGCAGCCATCAACCCCGGTAACTCCGGCGGCCCGCTGCTCAACTCGGCTGGGCAGGTCGTGGGCGTCAACACCCAGATTCTGACTGGGGGTGTGCAGCAAAGTGCTGGCGTGGGGTTCGCCATTCCAGTCAGCGTGGTTAAACAGTTGCTGCCCCAGTTGCAAGCGGGCGAAGAAGTGACCACGCCGCTGCTGGGCATCTCTATGTTCGAACTTTCCGGTGCCGATCCTGCTCAGCTGGAGGAATATGGCCTGCCAGAGACGGGCGTCCTCATCACCCGGGTCTATCCAGGCAGTCCCGCTCAGAGGGCCGGATTGCGGGCTGCCGAACCGCAGGAGCGCCCGGATGGGGCCGTGGCTCCCAGACCTGACAGCGATGTGATTACCGCCGTAGAGGGCCGTGAGGTGGACTCGGCCGATGACGTCAAGGGTGCCTTGATCGGTAAGCGGCCCGGTGATCAGGTGGCCATGACCGTACAGCGCGGCGAAGAGACGGTGAATGTCAACATTGAGCTGACCAATTTCCGTTTCAACTGA
- a CDS encoding IS982 family transposase, whose product MAKYRLHHSLGRRHVIRHLYFWAKKHFSDQKICPHQKVTDAMLVALLLSRLVFKHPFPSIWWNILKEDRPGLPSYTQAYTRGIKLLPLLEHVASPAQPCTEVVVDSMPLPICRPKRTHLCQFPGAKWGFGTQGEFFGYKLHAWVTPGGQIVQYVIRPANLHDVTVSYELNLRWPEFEGPTIIGDKGYCCLGYVYPPKKNTRYDTGWRESRHPKIRKRIEIVFSALVEAQIRSAQTKTLGSLKLRVVLAVLAHNLARP is encoded by the coding sequence ATGGCTAAATATCGTCTCCACCATAGTCTAGGACGTCGGCACGTCATTCGCCACCTCTATTTCTGGGCTAAGAAGCATTTCAGCGACCAGAAAATCTGCCCGCACCAGAAGGTCACAGATGCCATGCTGGTTGCTCTGCTGCTCTCCCGTCTCGTCTTCAAGCATCCATTTCCTTCCATCTGGTGGAACATCCTCAAGGAAGACCGTCCCGGTCTTCCTTCCTACACTCAGGCCTACACCAGGGGCATCAAACTGTTGCCACTCCTAGAGCATGTTGCAAGCCCAGCTCAGCCCTGCACTGAAGTCGTAGTTGATTCAATGCCCCTCCCCATTTGCCGTCCCAAACGCACGCACCTTTGTCAGTTCCCAGGCGCGAAATGGGGATTTGGAACTCAGGGCGAGTTCTTCGGATATAAGCTGCACGCCTGGGTCACACCAGGTGGACAAATCGTTCAGTACGTCATCCGACCTGCCAACCTCCATGACGTTACGGTCAGCTATGAGCTGAATCTCAGATGGCCAGAGTTTGAAGGCCCAACCATCATTGGCGATAAGGGGTATTGCTGTCTGGGCTACGTGTATCCGCCCAAGAAGAACACCAGATATGACACGGGATGGCGAGAATCTCGCCATCCCAAAATCCGCAAACGTATTGAAATAGTCTTCTCTGCGCTTGTGGAAGCTCAAATCCGCTCTGCCCAAACCAAAACCCTGGGTTCACTTAAGCTCCGCGTCGTCTTAGCCGTACTCGCCCACAATCTTGCTAGGCCCTAA
- a CDS encoding PAS domain-containing sensor histidine kinase translates to MIRRPAFLRISLATQLLILILLVTLISTLAINTYVRQQQLTEARSDLNSHVRVLVDRLSDFETLLHATHSFLYADQMPGTDLEDFIEGMELSRYLPSVNALDVVRFQDRLEEPLTTLGPLRLDPDVARTLQEEFNHAVSRQVQTMTLPFVAADAQGQARQWLVMIQPCAPSEGHIPCALYLLIDTQTLLQKVDELTAHSGSLVDVKVDGLLLGPGALGTQVSGLGFLGRPNMTLGSTGKVMYSETDRLGRNWSLSAPVQRLAVGQPASILTPLVLLMGLLAGILTYRLVGDQLRLTGRLLQSNEDLSASQSYLQQSRADFLAIFQSMDGGAAFTTPDGFIRMTNRHYLELLHLDAAAVAGKHIDEIRQQMVVNRPGNREALFSGETPEEYSGVVRELHGGPGRNFWGELSRVRVLGQAQELLGYLHVVRDVTEQREVQRRLREQDQRSREALDSVPHVLWLSSDTGRLIYANQQFRDLLESADVGAQVHPGDREAYRLMWERAYRESLPQELDLRLALHTPSVLARSQDMDIPPPGWRWVSLKVAPLRGGRGEVREWIAVATDVHARLLAEQRAVAEQDHYRMVLNGMPQLVWTVDEEWNVSYVNGRWYALQPGLPTPTTLDELLLPLHPDDLAPFHAAVVRARQETRPLEMEVRMVGPDGHYRAYVLRAVPLLDAQGTVEEWVGTTTDVDDQVRAEASARLMVQISDALTSVVAGGAEIGADDRRYQQAIDLMASSLDAAVGLWQVDLVAGDGEMTPVPGELGPQLRIDWLGHSMLPQERLSPEVDRRVREMIRQAAVCGEQVVERASPLLARIGIVEFMVVPLRGHDGSLRGILAVAFGRSIRTYDYELTEQLAQRFAVALDNDQLRRRAQEATEQLAQLNRSLEQRVKERTLELKEANRELEAFSYSVSHDLRTPLRHMTGFGELLRKKLQAENEDLSQQAERYLSVILDSGQRMGHLIDDLLEFSRTGRAELRQQQVDLGALVGEVWDSLQPDREGRVVALQVDPLPAVYGDERLLGQVFGNLLSNALKYSRTKEEVLIRVDAQMQGDMAEIRVHDNGVGFDPRYTDKLFGVFQRLHTNEEFEGTGIGLANVRRIVQRHGGQVSATGEPGVGATFRLTLPTEPRPTEEQAEV, encoded by the coding sequence ATGATTCGCCGTCCTGCCTTTCTGCGGATTTCTCTGGCCACCCAGCTGCTGATTTTGATTCTGCTGGTCACACTGATCTCGACCCTGGCGATCAATACCTATGTGCGCCAGCAACAGCTGACCGAAGCGCGGTCCGATCTGAACTCACATGTCCGGGTGCTGGTGGACCGCCTTTCTGATTTTGAAACTCTGCTGCACGCCACCCATTCGTTTTTGTACGCCGATCAGATGCCAGGCACCGACCTCGAAGATTTTATCGAGGGCATGGAGTTGTCTCGCTACCTGCCGAGCGTGAATGCGCTGGACGTTGTTCGCTTTCAGGACCGCTTAGAAGAACCGCTGACGACCCTTGGCCCTTTGCGGCTTGACCCTGACGTCGCCCGCACGCTACAGGAAGAATTCAACCATGCAGTGAGCCGCCAAGTTCAGACGATGACCCTGCCTTTTGTAGCCGCAGATGCCCAGGGACAGGCGCGGCAATGGTTGGTCATGATCCAACCCTGTGCGCCCTCGGAAGGCCATATTCCCTGCGCCCTGTACCTGCTGATCGACACCCAGACGCTTCTGCAGAAAGTGGATGAACTGACCGCGCATTCCGGCAGCTTGGTTGATGTCAAGGTGGATGGTCTGCTTCTTGGGCCAGGGGCGCTGGGCACTCAGGTCTCAGGCCTGGGCTTTTTGGGCAGGCCAAATATGACCTTAGGTAGCACTGGGAAGGTCATGTACTCGGAAACAGACCGATTGGGCCGCAACTGGAGTCTGAGTGCGCCGGTTCAGCGCTTGGCGGTGGGGCAGCCCGCCAGCATCCTGACCCCGCTGGTGCTGTTGATGGGCTTGCTGGCCGGCATCCTGACCTACCGACTTGTTGGGGATCAGCTCCGCCTGACTGGGCGGCTGCTGCAGTCCAACGAGGACTTGAGCGCCTCGCAGAGCTATTTGCAGCAGTCGCGGGCTGACTTCCTTGCCATTTTCCAGTCGATGGACGGCGGCGCGGCCTTCACCACACCCGACGGCTTTATTCGCATGACCAACCGCCATTACTTGGAACTGCTCCATCTGGACGCGGCAGCAGTGGCAGGCAAACATATCGATGAGATTCGTCAGCAGATGGTCGTCAACCGTCCTGGAAACCGTGAGGCCCTGTTTTCGGGTGAAACTCCCGAAGAGTATTCCGGTGTGGTTCGCGAGTTGCACGGCGGCCCAGGCCGCAATTTCTGGGGCGAGCTGAGCCGGGTTCGTGTGCTGGGTCAGGCCCAGGAACTGCTGGGGTACTTACATGTGGTCCGTGATGTCACCGAGCAGCGTGAAGTGCAGCGCCGCCTGCGTGAACAGGACCAGCGGTCGCGTGAAGCGCTGGACAGCGTACCGCATGTCCTGTGGCTGAGCAGTGACACCGGCCGATTGATCTACGCCAATCAGCAGTTCCGTGACCTGCTGGAATCGGCGGATGTCGGGGCGCAGGTGCATCCCGGCGACCGGGAAGCATACCGCCTGATGTGGGAACGTGCCTACCGTGAAAGTCTGCCGCAGGAGCTGGATCTGCGCCTGGCCCTGCATACGCCTTCCGTGCTGGCCCGCAGTCAGGACATGGATATCCCGCCGCCGGGGTGGCGCTGGGTGTCTCTCAAAGTGGCGCCTTTACGCGGTGGGCGAGGGGAAGTCAGGGAATGGATTGCCGTAGCCACCGATGTGCACGCCCGTCTGTTGGCTGAACAACGTGCTGTGGCTGAGCAGGACCACTACCGCATGGTGCTGAACGGGATGCCCCAGTTGGTTTGGACCGTGGATGAGGAGTGGAATGTCAGCTATGTGAATGGTCGCTGGTACGCCCTGCAACCCGGCCTGCCTACGCCGACGACCCTGGATGAACTGCTGCTTCCACTGCATCCGGACGATCTGGCTCCTTTCCACGCTGCAGTGGTTCGGGCGCGGCAGGAAACCCGTCCGCTGGAAATGGAAGTCAGGATGGTCGGCCCGGACGGACACTACCGCGCCTATGTCCTGCGGGCCGTGCCGCTGCTGGACGCTCAGGGAACGGTAGAGGAATGGGTCGGTACCACCACCGATGTGGATGATCAGGTCAGGGCCGAGGCCTCGGCGCGGCTGATGGTGCAAATCTCGGATGCGCTGACGTCTGTGGTCGCAGGCGGCGCAGAGATTGGCGCAGATGACCGCAGGTATCAGCAGGCCATTGACCTGATGGCCAGTTCACTGGACGCTGCGGTGGGGCTCTGGCAAGTGGACCTAGTGGCTGGTGATGGGGAGATGACCCCAGTCCCCGGCGAACTGGGGCCTCAGCTCAGAATCGACTGGTTGGGCCACTCTATGTTGCCGCAGGAGCGTCTGTCGCCAGAAGTGGACCGGCGCGTGCGTGAGATGATCCGGCAAGCCGCCGTATGCGGCGAACAAGTGGTGGAGCGTGCCTCGCCACTGCTGGCCCGGATCGGGATCGTGGAATTTATGGTGGTGCCGCTGCGCGGCCACGATGGCAGTCTACGGGGCATCCTGGCTGTGGCCTTTGGCCGCTCCATCCGTACCTACGACTACGAACTGACCGAGCAGTTGGCCCAGCGCTTTGCGGTGGCGCTGGACAACGATCAGCTGCGCCGCCGTGCCCAGGAAGCCACCGAGCAGCTCGCGCAACTCAACCGCTCGCTGGAGCAGCGCGTCAAGGAGCGCACCCTGGAGCTAAAAGAGGCCAACCGCGAGCTGGAAGCCTTCAGTTACTCGGTCAGCCACGACCTGCGTACACCGCTTCGGCACATGACCGGCTTTGGGGAGCTGCTGCGCAAAAAGCTGCAGGCCGAAAACGAAGACCTCTCGCAGCAGGCCGAGCGCTACCTCAGCGTCATTCTGGATTCGGGGCAGCGCATGGGCCACCTGATTGATGACCTGCTGGAATTCTCGCGGACTGGGCGGGCTGAACTCCGTCAGCAGCAAGTGGACCTGGGTGCCCTGGTCGGTGAGGTGTGGGATTCCTTGCAGCCGGACCGCGAGGGCCGGGTGGTGGCGTTGCAAGTAGACCCACTGCCAGCGGTCTACGGCGATGAGCGGCTGCTGGGGCAGGTGTTTGGCAATCTGTTGAGCAATGCCCTGAAATATTCGCGGACCAAAGAAGAAGTGCTGATCCGCGTGGACGCGCAGATGCAGGGCGACATGGCCGAGATCCGGGTGCATGACAATGGCGTGGGTTTTGACCCGCGCTATACCGATAAACTGTTTGGCGTGTTTCAGAGACTGCATACCAACGAAGAATTTGAGGGCACCGGAATTGGCCTGGCCAACGTGCGGCGCATCGTACAGCGGCATGGGGGACAGGTGTCGGCTACCGGCGAACCCGGCGTGGGCGCCACCTTCAGATTGACGCTGCCCACCGAACCCCGGCCCACCGAAGAACAGGCCGAAGTATGA
- a CDS encoding DUF3293 domain-containing protein gives MTQPDPALREAFLTTSYGTAESRANLSDAPGPAPIWARGRWGIVTAWNPQGRAADETANRLAQAKLLAEVQAQGWPRLTGHNGSGEWREQTLIIQGIQARELSKLGRRCGQAAVLWGWNHRAALLWLDAAKVYAVDRRWVIQASPEL, from the coding sequence ATGACTCAGCCTGATCCGGCGCTGCGTGAGGCGTTCCTCACCACCAGCTACGGCACGGCCGAAAGCCGCGCCAACCTGAGCGATGCGCCCGGTCCAGCGCCTATCTGGGCCAGGGGGCGCTGGGGCATCGTGACTGCCTGGAATCCGCAGGGGCGGGCGGCAGATGAAACGGCCAACCGACTTGCCCAGGCAAAGTTGCTGGCCGAAGTGCAGGCTCAGGGCTGGCCTAGGCTAACTGGCCACAACGGCAGTGGCGAGTGGCGCGAGCAGACACTGATCATCCAGGGCATTCAGGCCCGTGAACTGTCCAAACTTGGAAGGCGGTGCGGTCAGGCCGCCGTACTGTGGGGCTGGAACCACCGTGCTGCGCTGCTGTGGCTGGACGCAGCAAAAGTCTACGCCGTGGACCGCCGTTGGGTCATCCAGGCCTCACCAGAACTATAA
- the truD gene encoding tRNA pseudouridine(13) synthase TruD → MTGLPHAPADPLTFRWSSLARLGGLPPEAGTGGQLRTEPADFVVDELPLYLPQGEGDHLMIELRKEGHTTGHVLRELARQLRVKDRDIGSAGQKDRHAVTTQWVSVPVKGESRLPHFELSGVEVLQSARHPNKLGLGHLRGNRFQVRVRGAAGTAQAAQQRLGELTEQGIPNYFGPQRFGLGGINAAEGLRVLRGESALKDPKLRRFLVSALQSAVFNAYLSRRLERGLFAELLPGDHAKKHTSGGEFWVDDASESERARAGEVSALGNLFGRKTDPLRGPAGELEREALAGLDLDPAEFTALRGDTRLTRIFFLEAPLLTPEESGYTVQFTLPRGSFATAVLRELMGGEIDTLPLPEERHDSA, encoded by the coding sequence ATGACCGGCCTGCCCCATGCTCCTGCAGATCCCCTCACCTTTCGCTGGTCCAGTCTGGCCCGCCTGGGCGGGTTGCCGCCGGAAGCGGGGACCGGCGGGCAACTGCGTACTGAGCCCGCCGACTTTGTGGTGGACGAACTGCCGCTGTACCTCCCCCAGGGCGAAGGCGACCACCTGATGATTGAGCTGCGTAAGGAGGGCCATACCACTGGCCATGTCCTCCGTGAGCTGGCGCGGCAACTGCGCGTCAAGGACCGTGACATCGGGAGCGCCGGGCAAAAGGACCGCCACGCGGTGACGACCCAGTGGGTATCGGTTCCAGTCAAGGGGGAAAGCCGCCTGCCGCACTTCGAATTGTCAGGCGTAGAGGTGCTGCAATCCGCGCGGCATCCCAACAAGCTAGGTCTGGGCCACTTGCGCGGCAACCGCTTTCAGGTGCGCGTGCGCGGCGCGGCAGGGACAGCGCAGGCCGCCCAGCAACGCCTGGGTGAACTGACCGAGCAGGGCATCCCCAACTACTTTGGACCGCAGCGCTTCGGGCTGGGCGGCATCAATGCAGCGGAAGGGCTGCGGGTGTTGCGCGGCGAATCGGCCCTGAAAGACCCCAAGCTGCGGCGCTTTCTGGTGTCTGCACTGCAAAGCGCCGTATTCAACGCTTACCTCAGCCGGCGACTGGAACGTGGCCTCTTCGCTGAACTGCTGCCGGGTGATCACGCGAAAAAACACACCAGCGGAGGCGAATTCTGGGTGGACGACGCCAGCGAGTCGGAGCGGGCCAGGGCAGGCGAGGTCAGCGCACTGGGCAATCTGTTCGGACGCAAGACGGACCCCTTGCGTGGCCCGGCGGGCGAGCTGGAGCGCGAAGCCCTGGCGGGGCTGGACCTGGACCCCGCCGAGTTCACGGCTCTGCGCGGCGACACCCGGCTGACCCGCATCTTTTTTCTGGAAGCACCCCTGCTGACCCCGGAAGAGAGCGGATACACGGTGCAGTTCACCCTGCCCAGAGGCAGTTTTGCGACGGCGGTGCTGCGCGAACTGATGGGAGGTGAGATCGACACCCTCCCGCTGCCGGAGGAACGCCATGACTCAGCCTGA
- a CDS encoding DUF937 domain-containing protein, with the protein MDLLQMLAGQMQAQQVAQRVGTDPAQTQDALQAAVPLLLGALTRNAQQGQAGTIEQAVAQHGSHELEQFAQGGQLPDMADGHKILGHVFGGQQQAAANAVGQRSGINPQLAMQILSIAAPLVLSYLNRQRQAQGGTGLPTGLPGGLPQTGAVSPAGGDITSVLTSVLGGLLGGGMAGGAAGGNLGGALDQVLGGGQSGAAPQGQRGDMGGLLGTLNRALDRDGDGNALNEVMDMLSRRRA; encoded by the coding sequence ATGGACCTTTTACAGATGTTGGCCGGTCAAATGCAAGCCCAGCAAGTTGCCCAGCGGGTAGGCACTGACCCCGCGCAGACACAGGATGCACTGCAGGCTGCGGTGCCACTGCTCCTGGGGGCCCTGACCCGCAATGCCCAGCAGGGCCAGGCCGGAACCATTGAGCAGGCTGTCGCGCAGCACGGCAGTCACGAATTGGAGCAGTTCGCCCAGGGGGGTCAGTTGCCCGATATGGCTGACGGCCATAAGATTCTGGGGCATGTGTTTGGAGGTCAGCAGCAAGCAGCCGCCAATGCTGTCGGTCAGCGTTCTGGCATCAATCCACAGCTGGCCATGCAGATCCTGAGCATCGCCGCTCCACTGGTCCTGAGCTACCTCAACCGTCAGCGTCAGGCCCAAGGCGGGACAGGGCTGCCCACTGGCTTGCCGGGTGGTCTGCCGCAGACAGGCGCGGTCAGTCCGGCAGGTGGCGACATTACTTCTGTGCTGACCAGTGTGCTGGGCGGACTGCTCGGTGGTGGCATGGCTGGGGGCGCGGCAGGCGGCAACCTGGGTGGTGCGTTGGATCAAGTTCTGGGCGGCGGTCAGAGCGGCGCGGCACCCCAGGGCCAAAGGGGTGACATGGGCGGCCTCCTGGGGACCCTCAACCGTGCTCTGGACCGTGACGGTGATGGCAATGCCCTGAATGAAGTGATGGATATGCTTTCCCGCCGCCGGGCATAG
- a CDS encoding pseudouridine synthase, with protein sequence MNEPKLDRLQKVLARAGVASRRASEELIQSGRVTVNGQSATLGQQVGPGDDVRVDGQPIQAQAHTVTYMLHKPAGYVTSASDELGRETVLDAMPAVAGLHPVGRLDRDSEGLLILTTDGALTQRLTHPRYEHEKVYRVWCDPEPSERGLAELRRGVELEDGFARAEVQAAPSGALALLREGRKRQVRRMFAAIGCPVDRLLRYRVGGLWLGDLGSGEFAELNSQQLEWLLMPDLTGATPEQREQEQVTRRLWL encoded by the coding sequence ATGAATGAGCCTAAGCTTGACCGCCTGCAAAAAGTGCTGGCCCGTGCCGGAGTGGCGTCACGCCGCGCCTCCGAAGAGTTGATCCAGTCGGGCCGCGTCACGGTGAACGGTCAGTCGGCTACGTTGGGACAGCAGGTGGGCCCAGGCGACGACGTGCGGGTAGACGGCCAGCCGATTCAGGCCCAGGCGCATACCGTGACTTACATGCTGCACAAACCCGCTGGCTACGTGACCAGTGCCAGCGACGAATTGGGCCGCGAAACGGTGCTGGACGCCATGCCTGCGGTTGCAGGGTTGCATCCCGTCGGGCGGCTGGACCGTGACAGCGAAGGCTTGCTCATTCTGACCACCGATGGTGCGCTGACCCAGCGCCTGACCCATCCCCGCTATGAACACGAGAAGGTGTACCGGGTGTGGTGTGATCCAGAACCTTCTGAGCGCGGTCTGGCCGAGCTGCGCCGGGGCGTGGAGCTGGAAGACGGTTTTGCGCGCGCCGAGGTGCAGGCGGCCCCCAGCGGTGCGCTGGCCCTGCTGCGTGAGGGCCGCAAACGTCAGGTGCGCCGGATGTTCGCCGCCATCGGCTGCCCGGTGGACCGCCTGCTGCGTTACCGGGTGGGAGGGCTATGGCTGGGCGACCTAGGCTCTGGGGAGTTCGCCGAACTGAACTCCCAGCAGCTGGAGTGGCTCCTGATGCCGGACCTGACAGGAGCCACTCCGGAGCAGCGCGAACAAGAACAGGTGACGCGGCGGCTCTGGCTGTGA
- a CDS encoding shikimate dehydrogenase family protein — protein MSAELRAYLFAHPVAHTLSPVIHRAALAAVGMHGSYRPEDVAPQDLAARLLALRAEALNPLTVGANLSLPHKVAALPLLDGLTPAARAIGAVNTLYWEDGQLLGDNTDAPGLQAALRDAGFAPDQASQAVLLGAGGAARAALWVLRDWGIPAQILNRTLGRAEALAEEWATPSWTVEAARPEEVDWSAVRLIINASSAGLDRPEETPLLLSAAQWEALPAGALVYDIVYRPRLTRLRRDAEQHGCRSEGGLGMLAHQAALAFRRWTGAEVSAGVLIEAAQAELGRSA, from the coding sequence ATGTCGGCGGAACTCCGCGCCTATCTGTTTGCACATCCTGTTGCCCATACCTTGTCACCCGTCATTCACCGCGCCGCGCTGGCTGCCGTGGGGATGCACGGAAGTTACCGGCCTGAAGACGTGGCCCCTCAGGACTTGGCGGCGCGACTGCTGGCTCTGCGTGCCGAGGCCCTGAATCCTCTGACGGTCGGGGCGAACCTCAGCCTGCCGCACAAGGTGGCCGCCCTGCCGCTGCTGGACGGTCTGACCCCCGCTGCACGGGCCATCGGCGCGGTGAACACCCTGTATTGGGAGGACGGCCAACTCCTGGGTGACAACACCGACGCTCCAGGCCTGCAAGCGGCACTGAGAGATGCTGGCTTTGCTCCAGACCAGGCGTCTCAGGCGGTGTTGCTCGGTGCTGGGGGGGCTGCGCGTGCCGCGCTGTGGGTTCTGCGCGATTGGGGCATTCCGGCGCAGATTCTGAACCGCACACTTGGGCGGGCTGAGGCGCTGGCCGAGGAGTGGGCAACTCCCAGCTGGACGGTGGAGGCTGCCAGGCCAGAGGAAGTGGACTGGTCTGCGGTGCGCCTGATTATCAATGCCAGCAGCGCAGGACTGGACCGACCAGAAGAGACCCCCCTGCTGCTGAGCGCCGCGCAGTGGGAAGCGCTGCCTGCCGGAGCGCTGGTCTATGACATCGTGTACCGTCCACGACTGACCCGGTTGCGGCGCGATGCCGAGCAGCACGGTTGCCGCAGCGAGGGTGGGCTGGGGATGCTGGCCCATCAAGCCGCCCTGGCCTTCCGGCGCTGGACGGGGGCGGAGGTCTCAGCCGGTGTGCTGATTGAAGCTGCCCAAGCCGAGTTGGGGCGGAGCGCATGA